The window CGTGCGGCTGGTGCTTTCGACCGCGGGAGGCGGGTTCCTGGGCGGCGTGAGCGAAGGGCGCGGGTATGTGCAGCTCGCGCCGCACGGGGAGCGGGTTTTTTCCCTATCCCGGCTGGGGAGGGATCTCCTGCGGGGCGATCCGCTCGCGGCGTTCCGGGGGAACGTCTCCCAGCGGGAGGTGATGCAGGAGCTCCGCCGGCGGGTGCGGAAGTACGGGGACCTCCGCGTGTCGGTCCGCAACCTCGTCGGATTCAACATCGGCGGCGGCAGCTTCGACATCGACTTCGTCCTCCGGGGGCCGGACCTGGCGGCGCTTTCCGGGTACGCCGAGCGGCTTCGGGATCGCCAGGCCGAGCTGGGGCTCCTGGACATCGACACGACGCTGAAGCTCGACAAGCCGGAGCTGCGGGTCCAGATCGACCGCGACCGCGCCGCGGACCTGCGCGTCGACCCGGAGCGGGTCGGGACGGCGGTCCGGCTGATGGTGGGGGGAGACGAGGAGGTGTCGCGGTTCCGAGATCCCGGCAACAACGAGGAATACCAGGTCCAGCTCCGGCTGCGGGAGGAGGACCGGGCCGACCCCGGGACGATCGGGACGCTGTACGTGCCGAGGGAGGACGGCGGCATCGTGCAGATCGGCAGCGTCGCGCGGGTCGAGCAGGTGCAGAGCGCCTCCCGGATCGACCGGGTCGACCGGCAGCGGGAAGTCCGCCTGCGGGGATCGGTCGCCTCCGGGTTCGCGCTGGCCGACCGTCTGGCCGCGCTGCGGGCCGCGGTGGCCGGGATGAACCTTCCCGCCGGCTACACGACGAGCGTTTCCGGGCGGGGCCGGGAGCTCGAGCGGACCTTCGGGGAGTTCGTCTGGGCGTTCGCCCTGTCGATAGTCTTCATGTACATGATCCTCGCCTCCCAATTCGAGAATCTGGTCCACCCCTTCACGATCCTGCTCTCCATACCGCTCTCCGTCCCCTTCGCGCTCCTTTCGATCTGGCTGACGGGAAACACGCTGAACCTGTACTCGGCTCTGGGGATCCTCGTCCTGTTCGGGGTGGTCAAAAAGAACGCCATCCTGCAGATCGACCACATGAACAACCTGCGGGCGGCGGGGATGGACCGGGAAACGGCGATCCGTCAGGGGAACCGGGACCGGCTGCGGCCGATCCTCATGACGACGCTCACCTTCGTGGCAGGGATGCTCCCGCTGGCCGTCGGCACCGGGCCGGGCGCCGAGGAGCGCCGCGTGATCGCCGTGGTCGTGATCGGCGGCCAGACGCTCTCGCTGCTGCTGACGCTTCTGGCCACGCCGGTCGCCTATTCGTACCTCGACGACCTGGGCACGGCCATCCGGCGCCGGCGCTCCGAGGCGTCGGCGCCGGTGCCGGAATAGACCGGGGCGGATCCGTCAGGCTTTCTTCGGGGGGGCCTCGCGCCAGCGCGCCATGATGGCATCGACCTCGGGCTCGAGGCTCTCGTCCGCGCACAGGACGATCCCCAGCCCGCTCCACGCGCTGGTATGCTCGTTACAGGCGGAAAGCAGCTTGACGACGTCTTCCCGGTCCGCGGCCCGCTTCTCGAGAAGCGCCTTGACCACCGGGAGCGCTGCGAGGACCACGGGGGTGGGCCGTTCCTTTTCGAGGATTTCGAGGATCCTCAGGTTGACTTCGGGGCTCGCGAGCGACCCGCCCTTGGCCAGCTCGTATCCGACCATCAGCGCGGCGTTGTCGGAGATCGAGCATCCGATGCGCGCCGCTTCCTCGTACTCCGGGTCGGTGTCGTAGATGAAATTGTCGTCGATCTCCTCGATGAACTCGAACTCTTCCATACCGGGCTTCATGCAAGGATCGTATCGAACCGCCGGCGGGATGACAAGGGGGTTCACTTGCCGACGATGTACCAGTTGTTCTGGATGTCGTGCTCCAGCCGGCGCATCTCGACCTTCCGGAACCCGGCCTTCCGGAGGTACTCGCGCGCCTTCTCCTCGCCCCACATCGCGCCGAGCCCCTCGCCGCCCTGGGCCAGCGACACGGTCATGCAGTGCATCGTCGATATGGTGTAGAAGAGGGTGCTGAGCGGCTGCCCGACGTTGTTGCGGACGTTGCTCGACCCGCGGATCTCCTGCATCAGGTACACGCCGTCCGGTTTCAGGGCGCGGCGGATTCCCTTCAGCACGTTGAGCGGCCTGGCCTGGTCGTGGATCGCGTCGAAAGTCGTGATGAAATCGAAGGAGTTCCTGTCTGCGGTCTCGTCGAAATCGCTCAGATCCCGGACGGCGAACTCCACGTTGTCCAGCCGCTTCCGCGATGCTTCCGCGCGCGCGGCCGCGATCGCCTCTTCCGAAAGGTCCATCCCGATGAATCGGGATTTCGGGTAGAGCTCCGCGAGGCGGTTCAGGACCCTTCCGCTTCCGCAACCGACGTCGAGGACGCGGATCCCCTCGGCGAGCCGCCCGGTCAGCCCCGGCACCGCCGGCAGGACGTGGGATTCCAGCGACGAGAGCACCGTCATCCCGCTTTCCTCCGCCATCACGGCGTGGAACCGCGGGTACTTTTCGTAGGGGACGCCTCCGCCTCTCCGGAAACACTCCACGATGTCGTCCTCGACGCACCCGAGGACGGCGATGAACTGGCAGACGAGCGCCGCGTTCTGCGCGCCGGCCGCACGCGTGAGGACCGCGGCGTGCTCCGCGGGCAGCTCGTACAGGATGCCCTTCGCGTCGACCTCCACCACCCCGGCCGAGGCCATCGCTCCCAGCCATTCGCGGACGTACCGCTCGTTCAGCCCCGCTTCCTTCGCGATCGCGCGCGCGGTCGACGGCGGCATCCCGCTCATGATGTCGAACAGCCCGGTGCGGTGGCCGATCGACGCCATCAGGCACAGCGCCCCGCGGTCGAGCGTCTCGAGGAACTTTTCGGCGAACGCCTCCGCCCGCGACTCGTCGTACGCGTATTTTTTCAGCGCCTGCGCCATGATCGGTCACCTCCTGACGTTCCGATGACGGCGCGCGCGCGGGGGTTTCCCCCGCGGGAAAGATTCCCGTGGAGGCGGGGAAGAAAGGGCCAGTTCTATTTACCGCCGGCGGTCTCCGCCGTGATCCTCTTAAGCAGCGCGGCGGCGGCCTCCCTCGGGCCGGTCATCTCGTAGCCGGGAACGGCGAGGCGGGTCCGGAGCTGGCCGACGAAGACGTTGGAATTGTAGGCGGCCTCGAAGGTTTTCCGGGCGAGGTCCTCGTGGAGGTCCGGGTATTGCGGCGGGCCGAAGATGTTGGCGAAGTAGCTGTGCACCAGCCCCGTCGCCGTCGTCGTTCCCTTCGCCATGGCCGCCCCCTCGCGGAACACGCGGAGCGCGGCGTCCGGCGTCGGCAGCGGGCTGATGAGCGCGTGGGACGCGTCGACCTGCTCGTAGTTGTTGGCGTACAGGATGTAGTCCACCGGGTTTCCCGCGAGGATCTCCCCCAGGTAGCCGACGGGCACGAGGACCCTTGCGTTGGCCTTCTGGGGGCTCATGATGATCGCGCGGTCCACCTGGCCGAAGGCGTAGCCCCGCTGCAGGTCGTCCAGCCGGATGAACGCGCCGATCTCCGTGCCGTAGCCCAGCACCCGGCCGTCTTCCCGGATCCCGAGGGAGCCCATGTCGTCGGCGATGATCGTGATCCCCCGGATGACGTCCCGGCCCAGGAGGCGCAGCGCCTCCAGCGTCTCGGACTTGCCCGTCGCGGTGTCCCCGATGACGAGGACGTTCCTCGACTGCCGGTTCCTCAGGTGGATGACGGCCATCGCGCCGTGGAACGGCATCCGGCCGCGCTTCATCATGAGGATGTTGTGCAGCGTCAGCGCCATCTTCTTCAGGTAGCCGAAGTAGCCGAACCGGTTCTCTCCCGGGACGGCAGCGACCAGGAGGCGGCTCTCCTCGTCGTCGAAAAACACCGTGGGGACATCGCCGTATCCCGACAGGCGGGCCGCGTCGACTCCGTAAAGGTAGATGGCGTCCGGGCCGGCGGCGACCTGCTCGTCCGTCGCCAGCTCGAACAGGTTGGCCAGGGAGCAGCCCAGCCCCATGAACATCTGGTGGAAGTAGATGAAGACCACCACCGGGCCCACCTGCGCCGGGTAGCACAGCCACTTCCCCTCCTCGAGCGCGAGCCCCTCGAGCGGGTTCTCGTCGATCCGGAGGAACTGGCCGGTCCGGCGGTTCTCCGGGGGATCGATGATCAGCGGCGGATTGATGAGCACCTGCCGGATGAAGGGCACGTCCTCCAGCACGCGCGCCGCGGGGGAGGCCGGGATCCATTTCTTCTGCACGGCGATCAGCCCCACGTCGGCTCCGGCGGAGACCTGCCGGTAGATGCGGCAGTGAGCGCCGGTGACGTTTTCGCAGATGTCGCGGTAGAGCCCTCTCGTCAGATCCTTGAGCCGCTCGGCGGTCACGGTGAAGGTCCGGTAAGGCCGGACGTCGTGGCTTTGGGGGCCCTGCTCGGAATGGCAGATGAGGTACCGGTCGAAGGAGCGCCAGAAATCGTAGAACTTCTCGACGAACAGGTAGAGGGGGCGGGGATTGTCGAGGTATGGCTTCGCGTCCGGGACGGCCTTGGCCGCGTGCACCAGCGGCGTCTCGGACAGGCGGCGCAGGAGGTTCAGCATCCCGGTACGCCGCTCCGGCGCCCCGATATCGGCCGGGAGGGCGTCCAGGATCGGGTCCTCCGTCTCGATGAGGTGGTCGATGAAGATGTCGAGGACCGCGCGGAACGCCCCGCTGCCGACGACCTCGGCGGTCGTCCCGCAGAGGATGCCGTCCGTGTGCAGGATGATCTGTCCGCCGTCGAAGTGCAGGTCCCTCAGGTATTGGTCGTGGATGCGGGCGCGCAGGTTTTTCATCGGGGAATCATATAATTTCCGCGGTCTTTGTGGAAGGCCCGCAATGTCCATCCATCCCTTCGCGCACCCTGAAGAATCGGGGCGTTTCTGCCGAAATACATAGGGAGAAACCGGTTACGAGAGGTTCCATCCATGACGTGCCGCCTGTCCGTCCGTGCGTCCCGCGCCTCCGGGGAGTCGCTCCGGTGAGCCGCGGCGAGAAGTTTCCCGCGATCGCCACCCTGTTCCTCCTTCTGCTGCTGCCGTTTCTGTTCCAGGATCCCGCTTCCGGAGACATGACCCGGTCGCTGTTCCGTTCCATGCCCGTTCCCGTCTCCGGGCTCGCTTCTAACGGGGAGCCGCGGGGGGAGATCCTCGTCCTCTCCGGGTCCCGTCCCGAAGGGGATCGTCCGGTGCCGGGGACGCGGATTTGCGGGCGGAAGGGGGCCCCGGGCGACTGGCTGCTCGCGGAGGGTGCGGCCGCCGTCTGGGTGACCGGCATCTCCGCTCCGGAGCCCGGCCGGCGGATCTATCTCGCCGCAAAGCCGGAGCCGGGCAGAGACGGATCGTCCCTGGTCGGGCTCGAGATCGCCTTTGCGGCCGAGCGGGAGGGGACCACCGTCATCCGCCCCGGGGAACTCGCCTATTACGAGCTGATGGATGCCGGCGGCCGCCGCTGCTCCGCGGAGGTTTCGGGGGGCGCCGCGGAGACGGCGGATGCCGGCGGCATGCGGGCCGTGCTCGTTCGCGGCATTACGCCGGGCGTCGCGAAGGTCCGGATCCTCGTTGACCGGGGAGGCCGGTCCGGGACGGAACTGTTGAGGGAAAATTCGCTGCGGGTGGAAATCCGCTAATATAACCGTCGGCACGATGCGAAATTCGAGCGGGCGGGACCTGCGTTTGGCGACTTCGGACAGCCGGCACCCCTGGAAGGACCTCTGGACCCTCTTCACGGTCTTCCTGCGCGTGGGCGCCTTCACGCTGGGCGGCGGATACGTCATGGTGCCCATGATCCAGCGGGAGATCGTCGAGCGGCGCCGCATGGTTTCCCAGGAGAAGTTCCTCGACATCATGGCGTGGGCGCAATGCGGACCCGGAGGGGTGGCCATCAACGCCTCCTCGATCGTGGGATACACGGTCGCGGGAATCCGTGGGGCGCTCGCGGCGACCGTCGGCGCCGTCATCCCGTCCTTTCTGGCCATCCTCGCCGTGGCGGCCGCTTTCCAGAAGTACCGCAGTCTCCCGGCGGTCGAGGCGTTCCTTCACGGCGCGCGCCCGTCGGTGGTGGGGCTGCTGGTCGCCGCGGTGTGGTCCCTCGGCAGGCAGATCGTGACGGACCGATGGTCGATGTGGCTGGCGGGAGCGGGTTTTGTCCTCGTGGCGCTCGCGGGGGTCCACCCGGCGCTGATGATCCTTGCCGCCGCGGTCGCGGGCTATCACTTCCTCCCGAAAGAGCGGTGGGCGCCCCCGCCGGACAAGGGGGCGGCCGGATGATGCCGCTGGTCTGGCTCCTGATCGTTTTCCTGTATATCGGGGCCTTGAGCTTCGGCGGCGGCAACGCCATGTACCCGCTGCTTTCGGAAGTGCTGGTCCGGCAGCACCGGTGGCTGGCCTCGTCCGAGATGGTGGACCTCTTCGCCCTGGCCCAGATGACGCCGGGACCGGTGGCCACCAACGCGGCCACTTTCGTGGGGTACCGGCTCGCCGGCCTGTGGGGAGCGACGGTCGCGACGGTGGCGGTATCCGTTCCCTCGATCCTGGCGATGGTGGGGCTGGTCCGGTTCGCGGAAACCCGTTCGGAGAGGCGGCTGGTGGATGGTCCGCTCTACGGGCTGCGCCCCATGGTGGTCGCGCTGATCCTGGCCTCGGCGGTGGACATCGGCCGTCAATCCATGGCGGACCCGGCGACCTGGATGATCTGCGCCGGCGCGCTCGCCGCCGCGCATTTCCGGGCGAACCCGGCGCTCATCATCCTGGCGGGCGGGATCCTGGGGCTTCTCCTGGCCTGACCGGCGTCATCCTCCCTGCGGCGATCTTCCCGAGAATCGTCGCCGCTGCGACCAGTCCCGACGAGATGAAGATCATCAATATCCCCAGGGCGGACAGCCTGCCCCACAGGCCGTCCTCGGAGAACTTCAGGATCTGCACCGCCAGCACCTCGGATCCCGGCCGGGAGAGCACCACCGAAAGGGTCAGCTCCCGGACGAACATGGTTGCCAGCAGGATCCACGCGGAGACGATCCCCGGAACGAGGAGCGGGATCACGATCCGCCGCATCGTCGCGACCGGCCCCGCGCCGCAGACCTTCGAGGATTCCTCGAGATGCCCGTGGATCTGCACGAACGCGCCGGAGAGCGGCCGGATGCCGTAGGGCAGGTACGTCGCCACGTACCCGATCAGCAGCGCCCACAGCGTGGAGTAGAGCGGGGTGCGGACGAAGAACCACATGAACCCGACCCCGATGACGATGCCCGGGAAGGAGAAGGACAAAAAGCTCAGCGACTCGAGGACGCCCGACGCGGCGGTGCGCACCTTGACGATGACGTAGGAGACGAGGATCGAGAGGACCGTCCCGATCGTCGCGCCGGCCAGCCCGAGCGTGAGGCTGTTCTTCAGCGACAGCAGCGACACCGGGTCCTTCAGCACCTCCGACCAGTTCTTCCAGCTCATGAGCGAGAACGCTTTCGGCCCCGGGGTCATGACGTAGGGCACCATCGAGGTGTAGAAGAGCACCGCGACGGGCAGAACGATGAGCACGAACGACAGCAGCCCGACCGCGCCCATCGCGGGATTCCGCCATCCCTTCAGCGCGATCAGGGCGGGCTTGAAGCCGCGCCCCGACACCGTGACGTACCGCTCGCCCTCCGAGGTCAGGTACCGGTACAGGCAGATGAGCAGGACCGCCGCGGCGAGTGCGCTCATGCCGACCGCGGCCGCCTTCCCGTAGTCCGCCGAGAACCCCGTGGAGGTGATCCGGTAGATGTGGGTCGCCAGCACGTAGATCCTGCCCGGCATGCCGATGACCGAGGGCACGGCGAAGGAGGCGAGGCACCGGACGATGACGAGGATCACGGAGGACAGGATCGCCGGCCGCAGCACCGGCAGCGTGACGCGCGCAAGCGTCCGCATCGTTCCCGCGCCCGATACCCGTGAGGACTCCTCCAGTGCAACGTCGAAGGAGCGCATGGCCGGGGCGATGATCAGGTAGGAGACGGGCATGTCCAGCAGCCCTTCGACGAGGATCATCCCCTTCAGCGTGTAGATGTCGAACGGCGCCTCTTCCAGGCCGAGGAGGCCGACGAGGTACCGGTTCAGGATCCCGTTGCTCGGGTTCAGAAGCAGGACCCAGCTGATCGCGAACAGGATGTGGGGGATCATCATCGGGATGATCGAGATGATCCCGAAGAAGAACTTGAAGGGAATGTCGGTCCGGGTGTTCATGTAGGAGAGGAACAGCGCGAGCAGGGTGGCGACCGCGGCCGAGCCCAGCGTGAAGACGGCCGTGTTCCACAGGATCTCGAGCAGCGCCGGGTCGGTGTATGCGTCGACGTACTTGGAGACCGTGAAATCACCGAATTCCCCCAGCCCCTCCGAGAAGCTGCCGATCGCGAGCATCAGGACGGGACCGATCGTCAGGAGACCGACGACCAGGATCAAAATCGGGGTGAGGCCCGGCCGGTTCCCCATGGAGGTTCCTTCAGGCCGGCAGCAGGAAGCAGTGATCGGCGTCGAAGGCGACGCTGACCTCGCTGCCTTCCGCGACGTCTGCGGTGGGGGGGATCGAGACGGTGATCCGCGCGTCGCCGATCCGTATCTCGCCCTCGTACGCCTCCCCGACGAAGAGCAGCGTCTCCACCTTTCCGGGGAAGACGTTTCCGCTCCCGGGGGTTCCGGCCTTCGCGATGCGGAGGAACTCGGGCCGGACGCACGCCAGCGCGTCGGTTCCCGGCGGAATTTCTTGGGGATTGAGTCCGACGATCCTGCCGATCGCGGTATCGATGACGGCGCGGGCCCCGTCCAGCGCCGCCACCCTGCCGCGGAGCAGGTTCGCCCGGCCGATGAAGTCGGCGACGAACCGGCTGTCGGAGCGGAAGTAGATCTTCTTCGGATCGCCCTCCTCGACGATTCGCCCCGCGCGCATGACCGCGATCCGGTCGGAGAGCGCCAGCGCCTCGACCCGGTCGTGCGTGACGTACACCGCGGTGATGCCGAGGCCGGAGAGGAAGGCGCGAAGCTCCTTGCGGGTCTCCTCCCGGAGCTTCGCGTCGAGGTTGCTGAGCGGCTCGTCGAACAGGATGACCTTGGGCTCGGCGATCAGGGCCCGCGCCAGCGCCACCCGCTGCTGCTGCCCGCCGCTGAGCTTCGTCGCGGGGCGGTTCTCGAATCCCTCGAGCCGGACGAACCTCAGGAAGCGGGCGACCCGCGCCCGGATCTCCTCCGCCGGGACCTTGCGGCACCTCAGCGGGTAGGCCACGTTGTCGAAGACGTCCATGTGGGGCCAGATGGCGTAGGTCTGGAAGACCATCCCGAGCCCCCGCTTTTCCGGGGGGACGAAGACGCCCTTCTCCTTCGACCACACGACCTCGTCCCCGATGGCGATCTCGCCGGAGTCGGGGAGCTCCAGCCCCACGATGCATCGCAGCAGCGTGGTCTTCCCGCACCCGCTCGGTCCCAGCAGTGTGAAGATCCGGTTCGCGGGTATGGTCAGGCTTACGTCGTCCAGCGCCCGGATCCGCTTGCCTTCCGGGAAGTAGTCCCGGGTCAGCCCCCGGATCCGGATCTCCATGTCATTTCGCGGCGAAGATCTTCTTGAACTTGTCGCCCCAGGCGGCGATCTCCTCGTCCGAGAGCTCCCGGATCGGGACCACCTTCGCCTTGTCGATGCCGGCGATGGGTGGATAGACGCCCGGCGCGAGCACGTACTCGCCCACCTTGTCCGCGAGCAGTCTCATGGCGTCCTTCGAGAGCCAGTAGTCCATGAAGACGCGGGCCGCGTTCGGGTGCGGCGCCTTCGCCGCGATTGCGATCCCGCGGGGCGAGCCGAGGAGGACGCCGGTGCGCGCCCAGTCGAGCGGCGCGGGCGCGTGGGTGATGATGTACTTGGGCATCGAGACGGCGATCAGCTTCTGGCCGCTCTCCACCGGGGCCGGCGTGGGGCTGAAGGAGGCGACGAACATCGGCTTGTTGGCGGCGAGCCCCTTCAGGAAATCCGTCCACTCCGCTTCGGTCGCGAAGACCTTCGCTTCCTTCAGGCCGACGAGCCAGGAGATGGTGGTGGCGTGCGTCGCCGGATCGGGCATGACGATCTTGTCGCGCCATTTCGGGTCGGCGAGCTCCTTGTAGCTGGTGGGGACGTCCTTCGCCTTGACCAGCTCCTTGTTGTAGATCAGCGCCACGTACTCGATGCCGAACTGGAGGATGGTGTCGTCGCTGCGCGCCCATTCCGGGTAGCCGGCGGCGGCGGCAGACCGGTAGGGGGCGAGCACCCCCTTCCCCTTCAGCGCCTCGAGGATCGGCAGCGGCCCCTGGAGCACGTCGGCCGAGAGCTTGCCCGCCGAGTGCTCGGTGAGGACGGTGGCGAGATATTTCGCCGTCGAGACGCGCGTGTAGACGCCTTTCACGCCCGTCGAAGCGGTGAACGCCTCCATGATCGGTTCGACCGCCGTGATGTTGGCGTAGAAGTTGGCCTGCCCCTCCTTCTTCGCCGCGGCGGGATCGGCCGCCAACGCCGGGGGGACCAGGATCAGGCACAGCAGCAGCACCGCCAGTCTTTTCATGACGACTTCTCCTTTCCGCCGGTGATTGAGATCGCGTTCAAAGTTCGAGCAGCGGCCGGTTCGCGGGAGAGGCCTCCGCCGCCGAGCCGAGGGCGTCCAGGGACTCCGCAGCCTTCCGGAAATCGTCCGTCGCCGCGAACGGCGGCTCCGCGGCGCCGCGCCGGTCGAGGGCGTCGAGGACGGCCTGGACGGTGATCCCGTGGATATCGCGGGCCGGCTGCCACGGGGCTTCCTCCCCTTTCGCGGCCTTCATCTCCCGGAAGAGCCCGGCGGCCGAGAAATCGTCGAGGATCCGGCGCACGAGCGGGGAGGGCGCCCCCAGTGACAGCGCGATGAGGGACGGCGTGGGGGGGGCGTCTCCGGCGGCGAAGCGGGCGGCCACCATGCGC of the Thermodesulfobacteriota bacterium genome contains:
- a CDS encoding efflux RND transporter permease subunit — translated: GFYHWLDAGYSRALDYALRHRAAVAAVSVGVMLSVFPLYGLIRQDYLPANADEGEFIFNVAAPQGTSLASMDEIMQTVAGEARSIPGVRLVLSTAGGGFLGGVSEGRGYVQLAPHGERVFSLSRLGRDLLRGDPLAAFRGNVSQREVMQELRRRVRKYGDLRVSVRNLVGFNIGGGSFDIDFVLRGPDLAALSGYAERLRDRQAELGLLDIDTTLKLDKPELRVQIDRDRAADLRVDPERVGTAVRLMVGGDEEVSRFRDPGNNEEYQVQLRLREEDRADPGTIGTLYVPREDGGIVQIGSVARVEQVQSASRIDRVDRQREVRLRGSVASGFALADRLAALRAAVAGMNLPAGYTTSVSGRGRELERTFGEFVWAFALSIVFMYMILASQFENLVHPFTILLSIPLSVPFALLSIWLTGNTLNLYSALGILVLFGVVKKNAILQIDHMNNLRAAGMDRETAIRQGNRDRLRPILMTTLTFVAGMLPLAVGTGPGAEERRVIAVVVIGGQTLSLLLTLLATPVAYSYLDDLGTAIRRRRSEASAPVPE
- a CDS encoding class I SAM-dependent methyltransferase; amino-acid sequence: MAQALKKYAYDESRAEAFAEKFLETLDRGALCLMASIGHRTGLFDIMSGMPPSTARAIAKEAGLNERYVREWLGAMASAGVVEVDAKGILYELPAEHAAVLTRAAGAQNAALVCQFIAVLGCVEDDIVECFRRGGGVPYEKYPRFHAVMAEESGMTVLSSLESHVLPAVPGLTGRLAEGIRVLDVGCGSGRVLNRLAELYPKSRFIGMDLSEEAIAAARAEASRKRLDNVEFAVRDLSDFDETADRNSFDFITTFDAIHDQARPLNVLKGIRRALKPDGVYLMQEIRGSSNVRNNVGQPLSTLFYTISTMHCMTVSLAQGGEGLGAMWGEEKAREYLRKAGFRKVEMRRLEHDIQNNWYIVGK
- a CDS encoding phosphoenolpyruvate carboxykinase, which codes for MKNLRARIHDQYLRDLHFDGGQIILHTDGILCGTTAEVVGSGAFRAVLDIFIDHLIETEDPILDALPADIGAPERRTGMLNLLRRLSETPLVHAAKAVPDAKPYLDNPRPLYLFVEKFYDFWRSFDRYLICHSEQGPQSHDVRPYRTFTVTAERLKDLTRGLYRDICENVTGAHCRIYRQVSAGADVGLIAVQKKWIPASPAARVLEDVPFIRQVLINPPLIIDPPENRRTGQFLRIDENPLEGLALEEGKWLCYPAQVGPVVVFIYFHQMFMGLGCSLANLFELATDEQVAAGPDAIYLYGVDAARLSGYGDVPTVFFDDEESRLLVAAVPGENRFGYFGYLKKMALTLHNILMMKRGRMPFHGAMAVIHLRNRQSRNVLVIGDTATGKSETLEALRLLGRDVIRGITIIADDMGSLGIREDGRVLGYGTEIGAFIRLDDLQRGYAFGQVDRAIIMSPQKANARVLVPVGYLGEILAGNPVDYILYANNYEQVDASHALISPLPTPDAALRVFREGAAMAKGTTTATGLVHSYFANIFGPPQYPDLHEDLARKTFEAAYNSNVFVGQLRTRLAVPGYEMTGPREAAAALLKRITAETAGGK
- a CDS encoding chromate transporter gives rise to the protein MATSDSRHPWKDLWTLFTVFLRVGAFTLGGGYVMVPMIQREIVERRRMVSQEKFLDIMAWAQCGPGGVAINASSIVGYTVAGIRGALAATVGAVIPSFLAILAVAAAFQKYRSLPAVEAFLHGARPSVVGLLVAAVWSLGRQIVTDRWSMWLAGAGFVLVALAGVHPALMILAAAVAGYHFLPKERWAPPPDKGAAG
- a CDS encoding chromate transporter — translated: MMPLVWLLIVFLYIGALSFGGGNAMYPLLSEVLVRQHRWLASSEMVDLFALAQMTPGPVATNAATFVGYRLAGLWGATVATVAVSVPSILAMVGLVRFAETRSERRLVDGPLYGLRPMVVALILASAVDIGRQSMADPATWMICAGALAAAHFRANPALIILAGGILGLLLA
- a CDS encoding iron ABC transporter permease → MGNRPGLTPILILVVGLLTIGPVLMLAIGSFSEGLGEFGDFTVSKYVDAYTDPALLEILWNTAVFTLGSAAVATLLALFLSYMNTRTDIPFKFFFGIISIIPMMIPHILFAISWVLLLNPSNGILNRYLVGLLGLEEAPFDIYTLKGMILVEGLLDMPVSYLIIAPAMRSFDVALEESSRVSGAGTMRTLARVTLPVLRPAILSSVILVIVRCLASFAVPSVIGMPGRIYVLATHIYRITSTGFSADYGKAAAVGMSALAAAVLLICLYRYLTSEGERYVTVSGRGFKPALIALKGWRNPAMGAVGLLSFVLIVLPVAVLFYTSMVPYVMTPGPKAFSLMSWKNWSEVLKDPVSLLSLKNSLTLGLAGATIGTVLSILVSYVIVKVRTAASGVLESLSFLSFSFPGIVIGVGFMWFFVRTPLYSTLWALLIGYVATYLPYGIRPLSGAFVQIHGHLEESSKVCGAGPVATMRRIVIPLLVPGIVSAWILLATMFVRELTLSVVLSRPGSEVLAVQILKFSEDGLWGRLSALGILMIFISSGLVAAATILGKIAAGRMTPVRPGEAPGSRPPG
- a CDS encoding ABC transporter ATP-binding protein; this translates as MEIRIRGLTRDYFPEGKRIRALDDVSLTIPANRIFTLLGPSGCGKTTLLRCIVGLELPDSGEIAIGDEVVWSKEKGVFVPPEKRGLGMVFQTYAIWPHMDVFDNVAYPLRCRKVPAEEIRARVARFLRFVRLEGFENRPATKLSGGQQQRVALARALIAEPKVILFDEPLSNLDAKLREETRKELRAFLSGLGITAVYVTHDRVEALALSDRIAVMRAGRIVEEGDPKKIYFRSDSRFVADFIGRANLLRGRVAALDGARAVIDTAIGRIVGLNPQEIPPGTDALACVRPEFLRIAKAGTPGSGNVFPGKVETLLFVGEAYEGEIRIGDARITVSIPPTADVAEGSEVSVAFDADHCFLLPA
- a CDS encoding extracellular solute-binding protein — its product is MKRLAVLLLCLILVPPALAADPAAAKKEGQANFYANITAVEPIMEAFTASTGVKGVYTRVSTAKYLATVLTEHSAGKLSADVLQGPLPILEALKGKGVLAPYRSAAAAGYPEWARSDDTILQFGIEYVALIYNKELVKAKDVPTSYKELADPKWRDKIVMPDPATHATTISWLVGLKEAKVFATEAEWTDFLKGLAANKPMFVASFSPTPAPVESGQKLIAVSMPKYIITHAPAPLDWARTGVLLGSPRGIAIAAKAPHPNAARVFMDYWLSKDAMRLLADKVGEYVLAPGVYPPIAGIDKAKVVPIRELSDEEIAAWGDKFKKIFAAK